From a single Bacillus pumilus genomic region:
- a CDS encoding YxiJ family protein — MKISRDKQGLFDDLKQRYQYLLDSSYPDEIVSFEAETGIFSDDFYLFFSLVAGSLSYVIDHKRIPKKQLNVLRQSFEEQYPQIKSYQYILESYPLLHSYVQYHEETRKRIIALIQ; from the coding sequence ATGAAAATCAGCCGAGATAAACAAGGTTTATTCGATGATTTAAAACAACGTTATCAATACTTATTAGATTCATCTTATCCAGATGAAATCGTCTCTTTTGAAGCAGAAACTGGTATATTTTCAGATGACTTTTATTTATTTTTTTCACTTGTTGCAGGCAGCTTAAGTTATGTGATCGATCATAAACGAATACCAAAAAAACAGTTAAACGTGCTGCGTCAGTCATTTGAAGAGCAATATCCCCAAATCAAATCGTATCAATATATCCTTGAATCATATCCTTTATTGCATTCCTATGTTCAATACCATGAAGAAACAAGAAAACGAATCATTGCACTTATACAATAA
- a CDS encoding alpha/beta hydrolase — translation MNRIMKWLLFAAVIAGLLVCAFFVFRFNQPKPTTNIHYADTQNKQQTLDMYMPKGKDEDKKKHPVMIYLHGGGWTGGDKNRVASKADYFTGQGYVFVSMNYRLHPDANYEQMADDTANAIKWVKDHADEYQIDSSKINVMGHSAGGHLTALVATDSTYLKRVGLSPKAINSIVILDGPLNLNQFIQAIPSYKKVFGKQEKSWTKASPVTYMNQANAPPVYLVTGWENPEVYRFAEKLNHNKGARFVFRVHSLSHSDLNKWFGSDRAPKEAQDMTKAVMAFVKKQNQ, via the coding sequence TTGAATCGAATCATGAAATGGCTTTTATTTGCGGCAGTCATCGCTGGCTTATTGGTGTGCGCATTCTTTGTGTTCCGTTTCAACCAACCTAAGCCGACGACGAATATCCATTATGCAGACACACAAAACAAACAGCAAACACTCGATATGTATATGCCGAAGGGCAAAGATGAAGACAAGAAGAAGCATCCAGTCATGATCTATCTCCATGGCGGCGGCTGGACGGGCGGCGATAAGAATAGAGTCGCTTCAAAGGCTGATTATTTTACCGGTCAAGGGTATGTGTTTGTTTCAATGAATTACAGGCTTCACCCTGATGCCAACTATGAGCAGATGGCAGATGATACGGCAAACGCCATTAAATGGGTGAAGGATCATGCAGATGAGTATCAAATCGATTCATCAAAAATCAATGTCATGGGTCACTCGGCTGGCGGTCATTTGACGGCACTAGTGGCCACAGATTCGACTTACTTAAAGCGTGTGGGGCTGTCGCCAAAAGCGATCAATTCCATCGTGATTTTAGATGGGCCGTTAAACCTCAATCAATTTATACAAGCTATCCCATCGTATAAAAAAGTATTCGGCAAACAGGAGAAGAGCTGGACAAAGGCATCACCTGTCACTTATATGAATCAAGCGAATGCACCGCCTGTTTATTTGGTTACAGGCTGGGAAAATCCAGAGGTGTACCGATTTGCAGAAAAACTGAATCACAATAAAGGCGCTCGGTTTGTGTTTCGGGTTCATTCGCTGAGCCACAGTGACTTGAATAAATGGTTTGGATCAGACAGAGCGCCAAAAGAAGCGCAAGATATGACAAAGGCTGTGATGGCTTTTGTCAAAAAACAAAATCAATAA